A genomic window from Salvia splendens isolate huo1 chromosome 11, SspV2, whole genome shotgun sequence includes:
- the LOC121755854 gene encoding E3 ubiquitin protein ligase RIE1-like: MSSPTAPLLRPRQPAARPSAFSLILSRAASTTQRRGASVLVRETAARELEERRADWGYSKPVVALDIMWNLAFVVVSAVLLIFTANESPNVPIRVWVCGYALQCLVHVVLVWVEYNRRNSRRQRSAEREQQGSEDEYHSSNDEEDEARSGFLGITDASSSVKRCESINTMASFIWWIVGFYWVVSGGEILLENAPRLYWLAVVFLAFDVIFAIFCVVLACLIGIALCCCLPCIIAILYAIAGQEGASEADLSMLPKYKYQANKDEDTVSNAAGKMVPIETSSGHMVNELILLPEDTECCICLCQYEDGNELQALPCRHHFHSACIVKWLKMNATCPLCKYNILKGNDQV; encoded by the exons ATGTCCTCCCCCACCGCGCCGCTCCTCCGCCCCCGGCAGCCGGCGGCCCGCCCCTCCGCGTTCTCCCTCATCCTCTCCCGGGCGGCGTCCACCACGCAGCGCCGCGGCGCCTCCGTGCTGGTCCGGGAGACCGCCGCCCGCGAGCTGGAGGAGCGCCGCGCCGATTGGGGCTACTCGAAGCCCGTGGTCGCCCTCGACATCATGTGGAACCTCGCCTTCGTGGTGGTGTCGGCGGTCCTGCTGATTTTCACGGCGAATGAGAGCCCCAATGTGCCGATTAGGGTTTGGGTGTGCGGTTACGCGCTGCAGTGCTTGGTGCATGTGGTCCTCGTTTGGGTGGAGTACAATAGGCGCAATTCGCGGCGCCAGAGGAGTGCGGAGAGGGAGCAGCAGGGCAGTGAGGATGAGTATCACAGTAGCAATGACGAAGAAGATGAAGCCAGAAGTGGCTTCTTAGGCATCACTGACGCTTCCAG TAGCGTCAAACGATGCGAGTCTATCAATAcaatggcatcatttatatggTGGATAGTTGGCTTTTACTGGGTTGTCTCTGGTGGTGAAATTCTTCTAGAAAATGCTCCACGACTATATTG GCTGGCGGTGGTATTCTTGGCCTTTGACGTAATCTTTGCCATATTTTGTGTTGTATTAGCATGCCTTATTGGGATTGCTCTCTGCTGCTGCCTACCGTGCATCATTGCCATTCTTTATGCTATTGCTGGTCAG GAAGGTGCATCAGAGGCAGATCTGAGCATGCTACCCAAATACAAATACCAAGCCAACAAAGATGAGGATACCGTAAGCAATGCAGCCGGCAAAATGGTTCCAATTGAGACGAGTAGTGGGCACATGGTTAACGAGCTAATCCTTTTGCCCGAAGATACA GAATGCTGTATATGCCTCTGTCAGTACGAGGATGGAAATGAGCTACAAGCTCTCCCTTGCAGACATCATTTCCATTCTGCGTGCATTGTGAAATGGCTTAAGATGAACGCCACCTGCCCGCTATGCAAGTACAACATCCTCAAAGGGAACGATCAAGTTTAA